Within Caproicibacterium argilliputei, the genomic segment CGTATGGAGCGGGCAAAGGAGGAACAGGCATGATTCAAGTCGTTCGTCAGGGCGGGGAAGTGGCTCGAGACTTTGTCAAACGTTTTCGGGTTCGCAGTGAAGCTGCAGGTAAAAAAGTAGACGCTGCCGTTACAGAAATTTTGGAAGCTGTAAAACATCATGGCGATGAAGCTGTGCGGGCATACACCCTGCAATTTGACGGAGCACTGCCGGAGTCTGTTGAAATTGACCGGCCGCAAATGGAGCAGCTGGCTAAAAGCTGTGACCCCTCTTTCCTTTCCGCATTGCAAAAAGCCGCCGCAAATATCGAGAATTTTCACGCCCGCCAAAAACAGCAAAGCTGGCTGGAACCTCGCGCGGACGGAGTGATTATGGGGCAGCGTATCCGCGGACTGCATCGCGTAGGGCTTTATGTTCCAGGTGGTACGGCGGCGTACCCAAGCAGCGTTCTAATGAATGCCATTCCGGCAAAAATTGCCGGTGTGGAGGAACTGGTGATGGTTACGCCCCCTGGAAAGGACGGGCGCCCCAATCCTAATATTCTTGCCGCGGCGCTGACTGCCGGAATTGACCGGGTTTTCCTTGTCGGCGGTGCACAGGCCGTGGCAGCACTGGCTTACGGAACGGAAACCATTCCGAAGGTAGATAAAATCGTCGGCCCGGGCAATATCTATGTGGCAACTGCCAAGCGTCAGCTGTACGGAATTGTAGATATTGACATGATCGCAGGCCCGAGCGAGATTCTGGTTCTTGCGGATGAAACCGCAAAGCCGGCTTATCTGGCCGCCGATTTGATGAGCCAGGCAGAACACGATCGTATGGCATCTGCGATTCTGCTGACCACCAGTGAGCAAATTGCAGATGAAACCGTTAAGGAACTGTATCGCCAGATAGAAGCTCTCTCCCGAAAAGAAATCATTGAAGAGTCACTCGACCGCTTTGGCGCCGTGATTTTGTGTGACAATATGGAGGAAGCTGTTTCATTCGCGAATGAACTGGCGCCGGAACACTTGGAAGTCTGTGCTGAAAACCCAATGGAGTATATCGGCAAAATTGATAACGCCGGAAGCGTTTTCCTCGGTAATTTTTCTCCGGAACCGCTTGGTGATTATTTCGCAGGTCCTAACCACGTACTCCCGACCAGTGGCACCGCTCGCTTTTTCTCTCCGCTTTCAGTAGACAGTTTCCTGAAAAAGTCCAGTTTCATTTATTACACGAAAGAAGCTTTGCAACCGGTCAGCGCAGACATTATGAAGTTAGCGGAAACAGAAGGTCTGACCGCACACGCCAACAGTATTCAAGTGAGGCAATGATATGGCTTATCAACTGAACGAAAAACTGAGCAGACTGCAGCCTTATGTACCAGTTGCGGAAACCGCCGGAATTATCCATTTGGACGCGAATGAGTCCTTCCTAAATCTGCCGGAAACGTTGCGGCAAAAAATTTCGGAAGCGGTGGCACAGACTTCCTATCACCGCTATCCAGATCCCTATGCGGTAGAACTGTGCAAAGCCTTTGCAGCATATTATCACGTAAAGGAAAATCACATTACAGCTGGAAACGGCTCTGATGAGCTGATTAGTCTGTTGATCTCCAACTTCCTCATGAAGGGAGAAACTGTCGTTACAACAGATCCGGATTTCTCTATGTACACGTTTTATCCAGCTTTAGCAGAAACAAATTGCGTGGAAATCTGTAAAGGGAACAACTTTTCAATTTCTTCGGAAGACCTGATTTGTAAGGTTCAAGAACTTCATGCCCGTATGCTCCTCTTCAGCAATCCCTGTAATCCTACTTCGCTGGGCCTTACAAAACAGCAGATTCTGCAAATTGTAAAAAATGTGGATGCTTTGGTTGTGGTAGACGAGGCATATATGGACTTTTGGGATTTGTCGCAGTCGGTTCTGGGGGAAGAAGAAAACTACGACAATCTGATTGTCTTGAAAACCTGCTCGAAAGTCGGTGCCGCCGCCATCCGCTTAGGATTTGCTGTTTCAAATGAGAAACTAACCGGCATTTTGCACGCGGTTAAGTCGCCTTATAACGTAAATACCTTAACGCAGAAAATCGGTTCTCTATTCCTACAGGCACAGGATGTTCTGCGCAGCCGTACAAAAGCCATACAAATCTCCCGTGATGCTCTGCAAAATGGCGTTGAAGCCGTTCTGCAGCGTCATCCCGGCGCCTTTCAGCTGTATCGCAGTTGTACCAATTTTGTAATCTTGCGTCTGCCCCGTGCGGATGCGCTGCATACGTATTTGATGGCACATGGCATTTCGGTGCGTTTGTTTCCGGGTTTCCTGCGTGTAACTGCCGGCAGCGAAACGGAAAACGCTGCTTTTTTGAGCACATTGGAAGCCTATTTGGAGGAGGAAAACTGATGCGTACATCCAAGCAAACCCGAAAAACCAAGGAAACAGAAATCACCGCAGACCTTTCTCTGGACGGCGGCGCAGTCACGGTTTCTACAGGAATCGGATTTTTTGACCATATGCTGACGGCGTTTGCCGTGCACGGCGGATTTGGGCTAAACCTGTCTGCAAAGGGAGATTTATTTGTCGACTGTCACCACACGGTTGAGGATACCGGAATTGTCCTCGGCAAAGCATTTGCAGAAGCATTGGGTGACAAAGGCGGCATCGCGCGTTACGGTTCTTTCTTTATCCCGATGGATGAAGCACTGGCGTTTACCAGTCTTGACATCAGCGGCCGGCCGTATCTGGTGTTTGATGCGAACTTTTCGCAGGCGCGCGTCGGTGAATTCGATACCTGTATGACGGAGGAATTTCTTCGCGCTTTCGCGGTGAATTCCGGCATCACCCTGCATTGCCGGGTTTTGTACGGAACCAATGCACATCATGAGATTGAGGCGGTCTTTAAATCACTGGGGCATGCTTTGCACCAGGCTGTTTCTGTGCAAAAAGGTACCCTTTCCACCAAAGGTATTTTGTAAATTAAAGTTTGACAGCAAAGGATGAAAAGCAATGCTGATTTTTCCGGCAATTGATATCAAAGACGGCGAGTGTGTCCGTCTGCGCCGCGGCGACTATGCAACCGCACAAAAAGTTGCGGAAGATGCGCTGCAGACAGCACGAAGCTTCGAGGCAGAAGGAGCGGCGTGGCTGCACATGGTTGATTTAAACGGTGCCAAAGACGCACACCCGGTAAATGCTTCCCTGGTTTTTCAAGTCGTCCGTAAAACCGGATTAAAAGTTGAAATCGGCGGCGGGATTCGGCAGATGGATACCGTTGCATATTATTTGCAAAATGGCGTTTCCCGTGTCATTTTAGGTTCTGCCGCACTGCGTAATCCTGCCTTCGCCAAAGAAGCTGTGCGCAAATGGAAAGAGCAAATCGCCATCGGGATTGACGCCAGAGAGGGAAAAGTGGCGGCAGAGGGCTGGCAGAAAACTTCAACGGTTGATTACCTGGATTTTGCAAAGCAAATGGAGCAGATCGGGGCACAAACCTTAATTTTTACGGATATTTCGCGTGACGGAATGCTTTCCGGCCCAAATCTGGAAATGCTGGATCGCATGAATCAATCTGTTTCCTGCCGTGTGGTGGCAAGCGGCGGTATCCGTCATTCTGCCGATATTACCGCGTTAAAGGCGCTGAACCTGTATGGAGCGATTTGCGGAAAATCCCTTTATGAAGGTACATTAAATTTATCGGATGCAATTTCTGCTGCGGGAGGGCAAGATGAAACCTGATTTGCAGACTTTTGACTTTGAAAAATATTTCGTAAAAAGTGAGTTGCTTCCCGCTATCGTACAGGAAACGGGCACAAAGGAAGTGCTGATGCTTGCTTATATGAACCGGGAATCACTACAAAAAACATTGGAAACTGGCTACACGTGGTTTTGGTCCCGTTCTCGCCAGGAATTGTGGAACAAAGGAGCCACTTCCGGGCACCTGCAAAAGGTAGTTTCCATAACGAGCGATTGCGATGACGACACGCTGCTGATTGAAGTTGTGCAAACCGGGGCAGCCTGCCACACAGGCCGTCACAGTTGCTTTTTTCATACAATTCTGGAGGCGAATGAAAATGCGTGATACATTTGAAGAACTGTACAATACCGTTGTGCACCGCAAAGAAGCAAAGGAAGAGGGTTCTTACACCTGCTATCTGTTTGATAAGGGACTGGACAAAATCCTGAAGAAAGTAGGCGAAGAGTGCAGCGAAACCATTATCGCCGCGAAAAATGGCGTGAAAGCAGACACGGTGGGGGAAATTTCGGATCTGCTCTATCACCTGACGGTAATGATGGTCAATGAAGGAATTTCCTTAAATGATGTAAAAGCGGAGCTTGATAAACGCGCACAGAAAACCGGAAATCTGAAAACCTTTCATCAAGTGAATCGCAACAGCTAATTAACGCGCAAAAAGCGCCACGGAAACCAGTTGAAATGACCCCGAAAAGTTAGACAAATAATTTCATTAAGCAACCGAAAGGGCTTGTAGTCTGTGAATAGCAGGCGGCAAGCCCTTTAGCTTTGCCTTGGCACGGCGATTGTTGTAATAATCAAGATAGTCAATGAGCTCGGTCTTGAAATGCTCCACGGACTCGAATTCCTGTGAATACAGCAATTCTGTTTTTAGTAAGCCAAAGAAATTTTCTATCACAGCGTTATCCAAACAATTGCCTTTGCGGCTCATGCTCTGTCGAATCCCTTTTTCTTTGAGCATTCGTTGGTATTGTTTGTGCTGATATTGCCAGCCCTGGTCAGAATGTA encodes:
- the hisE gene encoding phosphoribosyl-ATP diphosphatase is translated as MRDTFEELYNTVVHRKEAKEEGSYTCYLFDKGLDKILKKVGEECSETIIAAKNGVKADTVGEISDLLYHLTVMMVNEGISLNDVKAELDKRAQKTGNLKTFHQVNRNS
- the hisI gene encoding phosphoribosyl-AMP cyclohydrolase, whose translation is MKPDLQTFDFEKYFVKSELLPAIVQETGTKEVLMLAYMNRESLQKTLETGYTWFWSRSRQELWNKGATSGHLQKVVSITSDCDDDTLLIEVVQTGAACHTGRHSCFFHTILEANENA
- the hisA gene encoding 1-(5-phosphoribosyl)-5-[(5-phosphoribosylamino)methylideneamino]imidazole-4-carboxamide isomerase, which gives rise to MLIFPAIDIKDGECVRLRRGDYATAQKVAEDALQTARSFEAEGAAWLHMVDLNGAKDAHPVNASLVFQVVRKTGLKVEIGGGIRQMDTVAYYLQNGVSRVILGSAALRNPAFAKEAVRKWKEQIAIGIDAREGKVAAEGWQKTSTVDYLDFAKQMEQIGAQTLIFTDISRDGMLSGPNLEMLDRMNQSVSCRVVASGGIRHSADITALKALNLYGAICGKSLYEGTLNLSDAISAAGGQDET
- the hisD gene encoding histidinol dehydrogenase; the encoded protein is MIQVVRQGGEVARDFVKRFRVRSEAAGKKVDAAVTEILEAVKHHGDEAVRAYTLQFDGALPESVEIDRPQMEQLAKSCDPSFLSALQKAAANIENFHARQKQQSWLEPRADGVIMGQRIRGLHRVGLYVPGGTAAYPSSVLMNAIPAKIAGVEELVMVTPPGKDGRPNPNILAAALTAGIDRVFLVGGAQAVAALAYGTETIPKVDKIVGPGNIYVATAKRQLYGIVDIDMIAGPSEILVLADETAKPAYLAADLMSQAEHDRMASAILLTTSEQIADETVKELYRQIEALSRKEIIEESLDRFGAVILCDNMEEAVSFANELAPEHLEVCAENPMEYIGKIDNAGSVFLGNFSPEPLGDYFAGPNHVLPTSGTARFFSPLSVDSFLKKSSFIYYTKEALQPVSADIMKLAETEGLTAHANSIQVRQ
- the hisB gene encoding imidazoleglycerol-phosphate dehydratase HisB, with translation MRTSKQTRKTKETEITADLSLDGGAVTVSTGIGFFDHMLTAFAVHGGFGLNLSAKGDLFVDCHHTVEDTGIVLGKAFAEALGDKGGIARYGSFFIPMDEALAFTSLDISGRPYLVFDANFSQARVGEFDTCMTEEFLRAFAVNSGITLHCRVLYGTNAHHEIEAVFKSLGHALHQAVSVQKGTLSTKGIL
- a CDS encoding pyridoxal phosphate-dependent aminotransferase, yielding MAYQLNEKLSRLQPYVPVAETAGIIHLDANESFLNLPETLRQKISEAVAQTSYHRYPDPYAVELCKAFAAYYHVKENHITAGNGSDELISLLISNFLMKGETVVTTDPDFSMYTFYPALAETNCVEICKGNNFSISSEDLICKVQELHARMLLFSNPCNPTSLGLTKQQILQIVKNVDALVVVDEAYMDFWDLSQSVLGEEENYDNLIVLKTCSKVGAAAIRLGFAVSNEKLTGILHAVKSPYNVNTLTQKIGSLFLQAQDVLRSRTKAIQISRDALQNGVEAVLQRHPGAFQLYRSCTNFVILRLPRADALHTYLMAHGISVRLFPGFLRVTAGSETENAAFLSTLEAYLEEEN